In Kwoniella bestiolae CBS 10118 chromosome 3, complete sequence, the genomic stretch ATCCTCCTTGCTTCGGCAGACCGTCCATCTGCAGTGGGCCATTCACACTGCAGCTCATCCTTCAGACAGCTTCCACACGCATCAGGTGGGCGACCCCCACAGCGGCATTTCCTTGCACGACACTGTGAACCCGGTCTCAGCACGCAGTATGGGTAGTGAGGTCCTGCGAACTCACGGGAAGACAGGCGTTTCTCGCTCTGGTGattttccttttcttcctaTTCGACTCATGCTCTGTTCCCTCATCCGTACTATGCGAGCTGCCAGGTAGTTGCGGTGTCTCTTGAGTGATCAAGTCTGCGGTAGATAGAGGCTGTATAGAGCCCAGATTGCCAAATAGTATCTCATCTATACCCACAGGTGAGAAGGGGTGCTTGTCATGCGGATTGTACTGCATCTCGCCCGAGCCTGCCTGCCGTAGCTGAGCGCCTAAGGATGATTCCGCTTTGTCGCCCACGCCGTGCGATATCAttgtgaggggatggagaatCGATTGATAGACTGTGTTGCGAGCTGgaatatcatatcatatgaTGATTCAATTAAACGAACAATTCAATTCATTTTCGCATCGCATCTCCCATCTTTTTTCAACCAAACATCTCCACTTCTAAGATACTGctactcatcatcagatgGATGCTACAGAGACACGTGTCATTCAGTCCAGACTCCCACTTCGCGACATCATGGACTACTTTACCAGCATGCATGCATCCAGCCAAACTAGCCATACCTGTACATGGATAGCTCTTCACTTGTGCTCCCGCCCTAAACAAACTTGGTTCTGTGTAGGTCACCCGCCCTAACATCGGCTAATGAATTCATTCTCGGAAATCACTCAATCAGCCGGCGGAGTTGTCACTGGAAGTTAgttgatcatctcccttcttgGCTCTGTCTCTTTCCCCGGATCTACAATCCAATTATTGGAGACCCACTCATTGCCAGCACTACCTGATAAGATCAGTCACCGATTTGCTATAAGGATAATGCACTCAAGACTCGGGAGCCCACCCCCAAGGTGTCTGAACCAACGTAATCCAGCATATCCAACATCATGTCCCCCGTTGCACTCGCCCAAGCTCCCACGACTGTCGAATCTGATCCTGCTCTCGTCAAGGTCTTGCCGACATTCTCGCGAGACGTCATCACAAAGCCAAATCTAGCTCTATGGGTGACGAGGGATCACAAGTGGGTGTAGTTGTGAGCACTGCTGGAAACCTCTGACTTGTGCTGTGATCAGGATATATCAGAAGGAGGAACCTTATCCATCATGCGGGCCGGATGAGTGTGTTGTACACGTCGTGAGTGCAGATTGAGATTTTGAGTCGACACACGCTAATTGAGTACTCTTAGAAAGCAACAGGTATCTGCGGATCGTGAGTTTACTGTCATCTCAACATTGATAATCGTAGGCTCACTATGGAGGGCTGGTGTGTATCGTAGGGAGATCCATTTCTGGTGAGTCCAGTCTTCTACAGTAATATTTTAGGCTGACTTTGCGGTATAGGAAGAGTGGTAGAATCGGCGATTGCTGTGTCACtcacgatatcatcctcggACATGAATCTAGTGGTCAGATTTTAGAGATTGGAGCAAACGTCAAAGAGTTGCAGGTGGGGGATCGAGTATCCATAGAACCTGGGGTATCGTGTTGGGAGTGTGACATGTGTATACGGGGAAGGTACAACCTGTGTCCTAAAGTCAAGTAAGTGAATCAACTCTTCTTGGTACTTATGTGACACTGACAAGTATTAATCTAGATTCTCCGGCACACCACCATCTGATGGTACGATGCGACGCTTTGTTGCGCATCCTGCGAGGTTCCTTCATAAGTAAGCCTTCTAGTACTCTCTACGAACAGCTCACGCTCATTCATCCTGCTGACACATTGATCAGGATCCCCGATACGATGTCATTTGCCACTGCTGCGTTGATTGAGCCATTATCCGTAGCTTACAACGCTGTTCGACGAGCCTCGCCATACCTTGGTCAGCCTGTTGTCATCTGCGGAGCAGGTCCGATCGGTCTTGCTACCGCTCTCTGTGCTAGGGCTGCGGGTGCTTCACCCATTGTCATTACCGACTTGGAGCAAAACAGATTGGATCAAGTTGAAGCTATGGGGTTCAATCGAACCTTAAAGATTGACCTCAGCTGGGATAGATTGACGACAGCCGCAAAAATTCGTGAGGTCATGGGGACGGACTGCCTTCCACAGATCGCTTTCGAGGCCACAGGAGCTGCGTCGAGTATCAATTCGGCCTGCTACGTGAGTCATCCCCTCGACCTGAGTTGCATTCCCACTTATGCCTTTACTGATTGTGATTTATCTATGACGCAGGCCCTCGAAGACGGTGGTACCTTGCTGCAGATTGGCTGTGGTAAACCTGAAATCGAGATCCCTCTCATGTCAATGGGTTTCAGGGAGGTCAACATCATTACATCGTTCCGATACCAGCAGTCGTGGCCTGTCGTCATTCGTCTCGTAGCGGAAGGTGTCCTTGGTGATGTCGATGGACTCATTACACATACTTTCCCTGTTGAGCAGACGATCGACGCGTTTGAGACTTGCGCTGATAGGTCAAAATTGGCAATCAAGGTTCAGATCGTTGATGAGTAGTGCTTTGTTTtgtggatgagctggattgTAGTGTTCTGTtaatctctcttcttgggGTTGCTGCCATGCATTTTGTGCTTCTCTGCCAGAAAACATCGTTGTATTGTATTCCCAAAGTTGGGTACAGGTCTCGCTTGCGTGCATTTCAAGCTCGCAGTTGACCATAAATGTCTACATGCATCGGGCGATAGAAGGCAAAAGATCTGACCATTTGCAGAGATATATTACATGGTGAGACGATTGCCTTGTACTTCACCGCTGCTACCATGTATAATCGGCACCAACATTCACCGTTGATTTGTTACGCCATTATTGGAAAGGGCGACAGATACATGGGGTTCTTATCAAACATGAATTTTCAGTCCACTACATAAAAATTTTCCGGACTACATTTCGCACCATCCAAAGAGACCTTGAATTGACATCGACCACCTCTTACTCCTACCCACACCCTGACCTCTCGTCCCATCGACCCCTCATGTGGATTAACGGAGTCAAGTTAACCCAAAGAAGCTTCGTGTCTTCGGTTTCCCACCTCTTCGTGATAGAcgcttccttccttctcctcatgACCGTGCGGGTTCTGAGCAGCACGTTCAGCCTTGAGGGCAGTGAGATCGTACGAAGCGAATTTACGAGCAGAAACATTCGCTTCGTAAAGCATATCGAGCTCTTCGAGAGTTCTTCCTTTGAGCTCTGGAATGAAGAAGTAAGCGAAGATGATAGCGGCTACGGAGAAACCACCGAAGATGTAAGTGATTTGACCTTGAAGGTTACCGTATTGAGCTCCCTGAATGTATGGAACAACGAGATTGTTGATCAAGCCGACCGCGTATCCGGACCAGGCAGCGACTGCAAGAGTCTTGGCACGCAGCTGTTGACTACTGATCTCGGCCGCGATGGTCCAAGGAAGAGCACCCCAAGTAGGAGAGTAGGTCAATAcccagatgaagatggcgGCAAGGGTAAGAC encodes the following:
- a CDS encoding chlorophyll synthesis pathway protein BchC, which encodes MSPVALAQAPTTVESDPALVKVLPTFSRDVITKPNLALWVTRDHKIYQKEEPYPSCGPDECVVHVKATGICGSEIHFWKSGRIGDCCVTHDIILGHESSGQILEIGANVKELQVGDRVSIEPGVSCWECDMCIRGRYNLCPKVKFSGTPPSDGTMRRFVAHPARFLHKIPDTMSFATAALIEPLSVAYNAVRRASPYLGQPVVICGAGPIGLATALCARAAGASPIVITDLEQNRLDQVEAMGFNRTLKIDLSWDRLTTAAKIREVMGTDCLPQIAFEATGAASSINSACYALEDGGTLLQIGCGKPEIEIPLMSMGFREVNIITSFRYQQSWPVVIRLVAEGVLGDVDGLITHTFPVEQTIDAFETCADRSKLAIKVQIVDE